The following proteins come from a genomic window of Dermacentor albipictus isolate Rhodes 1998 colony chromosome 8, USDA_Dalb.pri_finalv2, whole genome shotgun sequence:
- the LOC135921634 gene encoding uncharacterized protein yields the protein MMAQSYQVTPGVLKTVIQPGIGPRPNVGDSITVHCTGLLTNPPRKFWSTRDPGQQPFSFRVGVGEVIRGWDEGCLSMQKHELSRLTICGLKAYGAQGFPAWGIPPNADLQFEIQILAINGM from the exons ATGATGGCCCAGTCGTACCAGGTTACGCCTGGTGTCCTCAAAACAGTCATACAGCCGGGTATAGGGCCTCGACCAAACGTCGGCGACAGCATCACCGTCCACTGCACCGGCCTGCTAACGAATCCGCCCAGGAAATTCTGGAG CACACGTGACCCTGGGCAGCAACCATTCTCATTCCGTGTGGGCGTTGGCGAGGTGATCCGTGGCTGGGACGAAGGCTGCCTGTCGATGCAGAAGCACGAGCTGTCGCGCCTCACCATCTGCGGCCTCAAGGCATACGGCGCACAGGGATTTCCAGCGTGGGG GATCCCACCAAATGCAGACCTGCAGTTTGAGATCCAGATTTTGGCCATCAACGGGATGTGA